A genomic window from Streptomyces sp. NBC_01429 includes:
- the thrB gene encoding homoserine kinase: protein MAGPAFRAAAVRVRTPATSANLGPGFDALGLSLGLYDDVVVRVADSGLHVDIAGEGAETLPRDENHLLVRSLRIAFDLLGGQPRGLEVVCANRIPHGRGLGSSSAAICAGIVAARAVTIGGDARLDDAALLELATEIEGHPDNVAACLLGGFTLAWMDGGAARAIRMSPVGSIVPVVFVPGKPVLTETARGLLPRTVPHVDAAANAGRAALLVEAMTRRPELLLPATEDRLHQDYRAPAMPQSVALVNRLRADGVPAVISGAGPTVLALVEDGAADKVARLAGEGWAANRLSLDAGGTSVLPLGSQ from the coding sequence ATGGCCGGTCCCGCGTTCCGCGCCGCCGCCGTACGGGTGCGCACCCCCGCCACCAGCGCCAATCTGGGTCCGGGGTTCGACGCCCTGGGGCTCTCGCTGGGGCTCTACGACGACGTGGTCGTCCGTGTCGCCGACTCCGGGCTGCACGTCGACATCGCGGGCGAGGGCGCCGAGACGCTGCCCCGTGACGAGAACCATCTGCTCGTACGGTCCCTGCGCATCGCCTTCGACCTGCTCGGCGGACAGCCGCGCGGCCTGGAGGTCGTCTGCGCCAACCGCATCCCGCACGGGCGCGGCCTCGGCTCCTCCTCGGCCGCGATCTGCGCCGGGATCGTCGCCGCTCGCGCGGTGACCATAGGCGGCGACGCCCGGCTCGACGACGCGGCGCTGCTGGAGCTGGCGACCGAGATCGAGGGACACCCCGACAACGTCGCCGCCTGTCTGCTCGGCGGCTTCACCCTCGCCTGGATGGACGGAGGAGCGGCGCGCGCGATCAGGATGAGCCCCGTCGGTTCCATCGTTCCGGTGGTTTTCGTCCCCGGCAAGCCGGTGCTCACGGAGACCGCCCGCGGGCTGCTGCCGCGCACCGTCCCCCATGTGGACGCGGCGGCCAACGCCGGTCGCGCGGCCCTGCTCGTGGAGGCCATGACCAGGCGCCCCGAACTGCTTCTGCCGGCCACCGAGGACCGGCTCCACCAGGACTACCGGGCACCGGCGATGCCCCAGAGCGTGGCCCTGGTCAACCGGCTGCGCGCGGACGGCGTCCCGGCGGTCATCTCCGGCGCGGGACCCACGGTCCTGGCGCTGGTCGAGGACGGTGCGGCCGACAAGGTCGCGCGGCTGGCGGGTGAGGGATGGGCGGCGAACCGGCTCTCCCTCGACGCCGGGGGGACGAGCGTTCTGCCGCTCGGCTCGCAGTGA
- the thrC gene encoding threonine synthase codes for MTSNGTREGTHQWRGIIEEYRHRLPVTDTTPVVTLREGGTPLVPAQVLSERTGCEVHLKVEGANPTGSFKDRGMTMAITRAKEEGAQAVICASTGNTSASAAAYAVRAGMVCAVLVPQGKIALGKMGQALVHGAKILQVEGNFDDCLTLARSLSDNYPVALVNSVNPVRIEGQKTGAFEIVDALGDAPDIHVLPVGNAGNITAYWKGYTEYAADGVAGRTPRMWGFQASGSAPIVRGEIVKDPHTVATAIRIGNPASWQYALAARDESGGFIDEVTDRQILSAYRLLASQEGVFVEPASAASVAGLLKAAEEGKVDPGQRIVCTVTGNGLKDPDWAVAGAPQPVTVPIDAVVAAERLGLSS; via the coding sequence ATGACCAGCAATGGCACCCGTGAGGGCACCCATCAGTGGCGCGGCATCATCGAGGAGTACCGGCACCGCCTCCCGGTGACGGACACGACGCCGGTCGTCACGCTCCGCGAGGGCGGTACGCCGCTCGTTCCCGCGCAGGTGCTCTCCGAGCGGACCGGCTGTGAGGTGCATCTCAAGGTCGAGGGCGCCAACCCGACCGGATCCTTCAAGGACCGTGGCATGACCATGGCCATCACCCGGGCCAAGGAGGAGGGCGCCCAGGCGGTCATCTGCGCCTCCACCGGCAACACCTCCGCCTCGGCCGCGGCCTACGCGGTGCGCGCCGGGATGGTCTGCGCGGTCCTCGTGCCCCAGGGCAAGATCGCGCTGGGCAAGATGGGCCAGGCGCTGGTCCACGGCGCGAAGATCCTCCAGGTCGAGGGGAACTTCGACGACTGCCTGACGCTGGCCCGCTCGCTCTCCGACAACTACCCGGTGGCGCTGGTCAATTCGGTCAACCCGGTACGTATCGAGGGCCAGAAGACCGGGGCGTTCGAGATCGTGGACGCGCTCGGCGACGCCCCCGACATCCATGTGCTGCCCGTCGGCAACGCCGGCAACATCACGGCGTACTGGAAGGGCTACACCGAATACGCCGCCGACGGCGTGGCGGGACGCACGCCGCGCATGTGGGGCTTCCAGGCGTCCGGCTCCGCGCCCATCGTGCGCGGCGAGATCGTCAAGGACCCGCACACCGTCGCCACCGCCATCCGGATCGGCAACCCGGCGTCCTGGCAGTACGCGCTGGCCGCCCGCGACGAGTCCGGCGGCTTCATCGACGAGGTGACGGACCGGCAGATCCTCTCCGCCTACCGGCTGTTGGCCTCCCAGGAGGGCGTCTTCGTGGAGCCCGCCTCGGCCGCCTCCGTGGCCGGTCTGCTCAAGGCCGCCGAAGAGGGCAAGGTCGACCCCGGCCAGCGCATCGTCTGCACCGTCACCGGCAACGGCCTCAAGGACCCGGACTGGGCGGTCGCGGGCGCGCCGCAGCCGGTCACCGTGCCGATCGACGCGGTCGTCGCGGCGGAGCGCCTCGGGCTCTCGTCCTGA
- a CDS encoding homoserine dehydrogenase gives MMRTRPLKVALLGCGVVGSEVARIMTTHADDLAARIGAPVELAGVAVRRPAKVREGIDPALITTDATALVKRGDIDVVVEVIGGVEPARTLITTAFEHGSSVVSANKALLAEDGTTLYEAAERHGRDLYFEAAVAGAIPLIRPLRESLAGDTVNRVLGIVNGTTNFILDRMDTAGAGYSEALDEATALGYAEADPTADVEGFDAAAKAAILAGIAFHTRVRLDDVHREGITEVTSADLASAKRMGCTVKLLAICERAADGRSVTARVHPAMIPLSHPLASVREAYNAVFVEAAAAGQLMFYGPGAGGSPTASAVLGDLVAVCRNKLAGATGPGESAYTRLPVSPMGDVVTRYHISLDVADKPGVLAQVAAVFAEHGVSIDTVRQKGRPDGDGEASLVVVTHRARDAALSGTVEALRKLDTVRGVASIMRVEGE, from the coding sequence ATGATGCGTACGCGTCCGCTGAAGGTGGCGCTGCTGGGCTGTGGTGTGGTCGGCTCAGAGGTGGCGCGCATCATGACGACGCACGCCGACGACCTCGCCGCGCGGATCGGGGCCCCGGTCGAACTGGCCGGGGTCGCGGTCAGGCGCCCCGCGAAGGTGCGCGAGGGCATCGACCCCGCGCTGATCACCACCGACGCCACCGCCCTCGTCAAGCGCGGTGACATCGACGTGGTGGTCGAGGTGATCGGCGGGGTCGAGCCCGCCCGTACGCTCATCACCACCGCGTTCGAACACGGCTCCTCCGTCGTCTCCGCCAACAAGGCGCTGCTCGCCGAGGACGGCACGACGCTCTACGAGGCCGCCGAGCGGCACGGCCGCGACCTGTACTTCGAAGCGGCCGTCGCGGGCGCGATCCCGCTGATCAGGCCGCTGCGCGAGTCCCTCGCCGGGGACACCGTCAACCGCGTCCTCGGCATCGTCAACGGCACGACCAACTTCATCCTCGACCGGATGGACACCGCGGGCGCCGGCTACTCCGAGGCGCTCGACGAGGCCACCGCCCTCGGCTACGCGGAGGCCGACCCGACGGCGGACGTCGAGGGCTTCGACGCCGCCGCCAAGGCCGCGATCCTCGCCGGGATCGCCTTCCACACCCGGGTACGGCTGGACGACGTCCACCGCGAGGGCATCACCGAGGTCACCTCGGCCGACCTCGCCTCCGCCAAACGCATGGGCTGCACGGTCAAGCTCCTCGCCATCTGCGAGCGCGCCGCCGACGGCAGGTCCGTCACCGCCCGCGTGCACCCGGCGATGATCCCGCTCAGCCATCCGCTGGCCTCCGTGCGCGAGGCGTACAACGCGGTCTTCGTCGAGGCGGCGGCGGCCGGACAGCTGATGTTCTACGGTCCCGGCGCGGGCGGCTCGCCCACCGCCTCGGCCGTCCTCGGCGACCTCGTCGCGGTCTGCCGCAACAAGCTGGCCGGGGCGACCGGCCCCGGCGAGTCCGCGTACACCAGGCTGCCGGTCAGCCCCATGGGCGACGTGGTGACGCGCTATCACATCAGCCTCGACGTGGCCGACAAGCCGGGCGTGCTCGCCCAGGTCGCGGCGGTCTTCGCCGAGCACGGCGTATCGATCGACACCGTACGGCAGAAAGGCCGGCCGGACGGAGACGGCGAGGCTTCCCTCGTCGTCGTCACCCACCGCGCGCGCGACGCCGCCCTCTCGGGGACCGTCGAAGCGCTGCGCAAGCTCGACACCGTGCGCGGTGTCGCCAGCATCATGCGTGTTGAAGGGGAGTAA
- the lysA gene encoding diaminopimelate decarboxylase has translation MSRSAHPAGPRHGDVLPEGHYTAPAADLNVLDEKVWSRTVGRNEDGVATVAGIEVTRLAEEFGTPAYFLDEADFRARCRAWADAFGPGADVFYAGKAFLSRAVVRWLYEEGLNLDVCSGGELVTALAAGMPASRIAFHGNNKSADEIERAVAAGVGRIVLDSFQEIVQVAHVAQRLGKRQPVQIRVTVGVEAHTHEFIATAHEDQKFGIALAGGQAAEAVRRALTLDGLELIGIHSHIGSQIFDMAGFEVSARRVVRLLAEVRDEHGVELPEIDLGGGLGIAYTPQDDPREPYDIAKALSDIVTRECESAGLSTPRISVEPGRAIVGPTAFTLYEVGTIKPLEGLRTYVSVDGGMSDNIRTALYDAEYSVALVSRRSDAEAMLTRVVGKHCESGDIVVRDAFLPADLAPGDLIAVPATGAYCRSMASNYNHALRPPVVAVRDGEARVIVRRETEEDLLRLDVGE, from the coding sequence ATGAGCCGTTCCGCACACCCCGCAGGCCCCCGCCACGGAGACGTACTGCCCGAAGGGCACTACACCGCCCCCGCCGCCGACCTCAACGTCCTCGACGAGAAGGTCTGGTCGCGCACGGTCGGCCGGAACGAGGACGGGGTGGCGACCGTCGCTGGCATCGAAGTGACCCGGCTGGCCGAGGAGTTCGGCACCCCCGCGTACTTCCTCGACGAGGCCGACTTCCGCGCCCGCTGCCGCGCCTGGGCGGACGCCTTCGGCCCCGGCGCCGACGTGTTCTACGCGGGCAAGGCGTTCCTCTCCCGCGCCGTCGTCCGCTGGCTGTACGAGGAGGGGCTCAACCTCGACGTGTGCTCGGGCGGCGAGCTGGTGACCGCGCTGGCCGCCGGGATGCCCGCCTCGCGCATCGCCTTCCACGGGAACAACAAGTCCGCCGACGAGATCGAGCGCGCCGTCGCCGCCGGAGTCGGCCGGATCGTCCTCGACTCGTTCCAGGAGATCGTCCAGGTCGCCCATGTCGCGCAGCGCCTCGGCAAGCGCCAGCCCGTCCAGATCCGGGTCACCGTCGGCGTCGAGGCGCACACGCACGAGTTCATCGCGACGGCGCACGAGGACCAGAAGTTCGGCATCGCGCTCGCCGGCGGGCAGGCCGCCGAGGCCGTCCGGCGGGCCCTGACGCTCGACGGCCTGGAACTGATCGGCATCCACTCGCACATCGGCTCGCAGATCTTCGACATGGCGGGCTTCGAGGTCTCCGCCCGCCGCGTCGTGCGGCTGCTCGCCGAAGTGCGCGACGAGCACGGCGTGGAGCTGCCCGAGATCGACCTCGGCGGCGGCCTCGGCATCGCCTACACCCCGCAGGACGACCCGCGCGAGCCGTACGACATCGCCAAGGCGCTCAGCGACATCGTCACCCGCGAGTGCGAGTCGGCCGGGCTGAGCACCCCCCGGATCTCCGTCGAGCCGGGACGCGCGATCGTCGGGCCCACGGCGTTCACGCTGTACGAGGTCGGCACCATCAAGCCGCTCGAAGGGCTCCGTACGTATGTCAGTGTGGACGGTGGCATGTCCGACAACATCCGTACCGCCCTGTACGACGCGGAGTACAGCGTCGCGCTCGTCTCCCGCCGCTCCGACGCCGAGGCGATGCTCACCCGCGTCGTCGGCAAGCACTGCGAGAGCGGTGACATCGTCGTACGGGACGCGTTCCTGCCCGCCGACCTGGCGCCCGGCGATCTGATCGCCGTCCCCGCCACCGGCGCGTACTGCCGCTCGATGGCGAGCAACTACAACCACGCGCTCCGGCCGCCCGTCGTCGCCGTCAGGGACGGCGAGGCCCGGGTGATCGTCCGGCGTGAGACGGAGGAAGATCTTCTGCGACTGGATGTCGGAGAATGA